In Erigeron canadensis isolate Cc75 chromosome 7, C_canadensis_v1, whole genome shotgun sequence, one DNA window encodes the following:
- the LOC122608819 gene encoding protein MICRORCHIDIA 6-like, which yields MPICRQFWKAGFYNEEAAPAKTHGSSLSSACTRLNIHPKFLHSNATSHKWTFGAIAELLDNAVDEIQNGATFVYMDKTIDPRNGSPALLIHDDGAGMNPEGMRQCLSFGFSDTKSISAIGKYGNGFKTSTMRLGADAIVFSRFFVESTRTYTQSIGLLSYTFLTQLGYDRIVVPMVHYKFNFTKGCFESLQPKSDEQSNSNLSVLLQWSPYSTEEELLKQFNDFGSHGTKVIIYNLWLDDENKMELDFDSDPEDIRIGRVGSSKAKPNSLKAINEDHIANRLKYSLRAYLSILYLKLPGTFCMMLREKAVLCDNSATKLKHPEFINYKDRSDGSCESEVTIGFLKEAPDVNIHGFNIYHKSRLILPFLQVAPYKQNRGRGVVGVLEANFIEPTHNKQDFEKTNVFQRLVTKLKRMTHEYWDHHCGLIGYQPPEKTRYLFASPGSASTPAPPTPPPPLRKTDVGGGSENLPTVTQINKRDVLNANSTIVEPLELVPCITKGSSEVSSLKRKISDQPEDFPSSNPKKARSVGNIGSSMHDDSSIVEPIELVPCLTKGSSEGSYLKRKIPDQPESSPSNNPKTARSVGNSGLNKHDNGNNAHDQRKTSVMQENKKLQMLCLEYEKAEKELNIKVLQLITELGEAQKEYASLMSEWLRLVKVKGGN from the exons ATGCCGATCTGTCGCCAATTTTGGAAAGCTGGATTCTATAACGAGGAAGCGGCTCCTGCAAAGACTCATGGTAGCTCACTATCAAGTG CTTGTACAAGACTTAATATACACCCGAAGTTCCTTCATTCAAATGCTACTTCACACAAATGGACATTTGGTG CCATCGCGGAGCTTCTTGATAATGCTGTGGATGAG ATACAAAATGGAGCCACGTTTGTCTACATGGACAAGACCATAGACCCAAGAAATGGAAGTCCAGCATTGTTAATTCATG ATGACGGGGCTGGGATGAATCCAGAAGGAATGCGCCAATGTCTAAGTTTTGGGTTTTCAGATACAAAGTCGATATCTGCAATCGGAAAAT ATGGAAACGGCTTTAAAACTAGTACTATGCGGCTTGGAGCAGACGCCATAGTTTTCAGCCGCTTCTTTGTTGAGAG TACTCGGACTTATACTCAAAGCATTGGCCTTTTATCATATACATTTTTAACTCAATTGGGATATGACAGGATTGTTGTTCCAATG GTACactataaattcaattttacgAAAGGTTGTTTTGAGTCACTACAACCAAAAAGTGACGAACAGTCAAACTCCAACTTATCAGTGTTGTTGCAGTGGTCTCCGTATTCAACAGAGGAAGAACTGCTAAAGCAG TTTAATGATTTTGGTTCACATGGGACAAAAGTCATTATCTACAACTTGTGGCTGGATGATGAGAATAAAATGGAGCTTGATTTTGATTCGGATCCTGAG GATATTCGTATCGGCAGGGTTGGAAGCAGTAAAGCAAAACCTAATTCTTTGAAGGCGATAAATGAAGATCATATTGCTAATCGGCTAAAGTATTCTCTTCGT GCATACTTATCTATCTTGTACCTGAAACTGCCCGGTACATTCTGCATGATGCTGCGTGAAAAAGCGGTTCTCTGTGATAATAGTGCAACAAAGTTAAAGCATCCAGAATTTATCAATTATAAAGACCGTAGTGATGGAAGCTGTGAG AGCGAGGTGACGATTGGATTCCTTAAAGAAGCCCCAGATGTGAATATCCATGGTTTTAATATCTACCACAAGAGTCGCCTGATTTTG CCATTTCTACAAGTTGCTCCTTATAAGCAGAACAGAGGCCGAGGTGTTGTTG GTGTTCTTGAGGCAAACTTCATTGAGCCTACTCATAATAagcaagattttgaaaaaactaATGTCTTTCAAAGGCTTGTCACCAAATTGAAGCGTATGACACATGAGTACTG GGATCATCATTGTGGACTGATAGGTTATCAGCCCCCAGAAAAAACTCGATATCTATTTGCTTCTCCTGGTTCAGCAAGTACTCCTGCACCTCCAACTCCACCTCCACCCTTGAGAAAAACTGATGTTGGTGGTGGTTCTGAGAATTTACCAACTGTTACTCAAATTAACAAGAGAGATGTTTTAAATGCTAATTCAACCATCGTTGAGCCCTTAGAATTAGTACCGTGCATAACAAAAGGCTCCAGTGAAG TGTCATCTTTGAAGAGGAAAATATCTGATCAACCCGAGGATTTTCCATCAAGCAACCCAAAGAAAGCTAGGAGTGTAGGGAATATAGGGTCATCTATG CATGACGACTCTAGCATCGTAGAGCCCATAGAATTAGTACCGTGCTTGACCAAAGGCTCCAGTGAAG GGTCCTATTTGAAGAGGAAAATACCTGATCAACCTGAGAGTTCTCCATCAAACAACCCAAAGACAGCTAGGAGTGTAGGGAATTCTGGGTTAAATAAG CATGATAATGGCAATAATGCACACGATCAAAGGAAGACAAGTGTGATGCAAGAAAACAAGAAGCTCCAAATGCT GTGTTTGGAATACGAGAAGGCTGAGAAAGAACTCAATATCAAG GTGCTACAACTCATAACTGAGTTAGGAGAGGCTCAAAAAGAATATGCCTCTTTGATGTCCGAGTGGCTACGTTTGGTGAAAGTTAAGGGGGGAAACTAA
- the LOC122607160 gene encoding uncharacterized protein LOC122607160, with amino-acid sequence MAVKITSSFSCCVSTSFTSSSSFKSIRIHQFSNFYSLVSLPSRLHDCTPLKFAVNARCFQHGRINTNPRFPKRVFKFFASVDDLISDSEIESDDNTDQEDDDILILDEASKRFDTIEGSRGRPGLISFYNQPYRKEPEAVISTVSRKNETNLLWFVGPAVLVASFIFPSLYMRRILCTIFEDSLLTDFLILFFTEALFYCGVAMFLLIIDHLRRPNEPVDNKKSTIPAPHLVYRVTSVAALVLSLMIPMVTMGLVWPWTGPAASATLAPYLVGIVVQFAFEQYARYIKSPSWPLIPVIFQVYRLHQLNRAAQLVTALSFTVRGAESTPHNLAINSSLGTLLNVLQCLGVICIWSLSSFLMRFLPSATITEQ; translated from the exons ATGGCAGTCAAGATTACTTCTTCATTTTCTTGTTGTGTTTCCACATCTTtcacttcttcatcttctttcaaGTCCATAAGAATCCATCAG TTCAGCAACTTCTATTCTCTGGTAAGCTTACCATCAAGATTACACGATTGCACACCACTGAAATTTGCAG TCAATGCAAGATGTTTCCAACATGGAAGAATCAACACGAATCCAAGGTTCCCAAAAAGAGTATTTAAATTCTTTGCATCTGTTGATGATCTAATCTCAGACAGTGAGATAGAATCAGATGATAATACAGATCAAGAAGATGACGATATTCTTATATTGGATGAAGCATCTAAAAGATTTGATACCATTGAAGGAAGCAGAGGAAGGCCCGGTCTTATTTCATTCTATAACCAACCCTACAGAAAAGAACCTGAAGCTGTTATCTCTACAGTTAGCAGAAAGAACGAAACCAACCTTCTTTGGTTTGTGGGTCCTGCTGTCCTTGTAGCCTCATTCATTTTCCCATCACTTTATATGCGAAGGATCCTTTGTACTATTTTTGAAGATTCTTTATTGACAG ATTTTCTCATATTGTTCTTCACAGAAGCTCTCTTCTACTGTGGGGTAGCTATGTTCCTTCTCATAATAGACCATTTGCGTAGGCCTAACGAACCCGTCGATAACAAGAAGAGCACAATCCCAGCTCCTCACTTGGTTTACCGAGTCACATCTGTGGCTGCATTGGTACTTAGCCTGATGATTCCAATGGTCACAATGGGGTTGGTTTGGCCGTGGACCGGCCCAGCAGCATCTGCTACACTTGCACCGTACCTTGTTGGCATCGTTGTGCAGTTTGCATTTGAGCAGTATGCAAGATACATCAAGTCACCTTCTTGGCCTCTCATTCCCGTCATCTTTCAA GTATATAGATTGCACCAACTGAATCGAGCAGCACAACTTGTGACTGCACTCTCTTTCACAGTTAGAGGAGCTGAATCGACGCCACACAATTTGGCTATAAATAGTTCATTGGGTACacttttgaatgttcttcaatgTCTCGGAGTTATTTGTATTTGGTCTCTTTCGAGTTTTCTTATGCGGTTTTTACCATCCGCTACCATTACCGAACAATGA